One window from the genome of Magnolia sinica isolate HGM2019 chromosome 4, MsV1, whole genome shotgun sequence encodes:
- the LOC131242364 gene encoding classical arabinogalactan protein 9-like encodes MAFSYSSFVAILMMLGLLAGSALAQAPGSSPSAAPTVSPPRPSLAPVTPPPASVMPPASSPSPFSKPPASSPPPSTTVSPPAPPSSSPSPSSSSPTGSPPPSISSPPLPGSPASPPAINSATLPALNRVAIAGSAISGVFAALLLF; translated from the coding sequence atggctTTCTCCTACAGCAGCTTCGTTGCGATTCTGATGATGCTGGGATTACTGGCAGGATCCGCACTCGCACAGGCGCCGGGATCCTCCCCATCAGCAGCCCCGACCGTCTCTCCTCCCCGACCGTCCCTCGCTCCGGTGACTCCACCACCTGCCTCCGTCATGCCTCCCGCATCCTCTCCTTCTCCGTTCTCCAAACCCCCAGCTTCTTCTCCGCCTCCATCGACCACCGTTTCCCCTCCGGCTCCACCTTCGTCATCTCCCTCCCCTTCCTCATCTTCTCCCACCGGCTCTCCTCCTCCGTCTATCTCCTCCCCGCCGTTGCCCGGCTCTCCAGCGTCGCCTCCGGCCATCAACAGCGCCACTCTCCCCGCCTTGAACAGAGTCGCGATCGCCGGATCTGCTATCTCCGGCGTCTTCGCTGCCCTGCTCTTGTTCTAA